A genomic stretch from Falco cherrug isolate bFalChe1 chromosome 3, bFalChe1.pri, whole genome shotgun sequence includes:
- the MPPE1 gene encoding metallophosphoesterase 1, which translates to MLSSSSTTVKNLPLKKRLCFLLKLVCFVTSVLIFCEFLIYYVVIFQCRWPEVKGGAHMGGKETSTSVLKAIILADTHLLGEIKGHWLDKLRREWQMERSFQTAVWLLQPDIVFILGDVFDEGKWSSPQAWAGDVRRFRKMFKYPVSTELVVIVGNHDIGFHYEMTTYKVNRFEKVFNFTSGKLITRKGINFVLVNSVALEGDGCAVCRTSEAKLVALSHKLNCSQQKPSYSNKRCSDVEKLPASEPILLQHYPLYRKSDAECTGEDSAPVEEKNIPFKEKYDVLSQEASQKLIWWFHPRLILSGHTHSACEVLHMGNIPEISVPSFSWRNRNNPSFIMGSITPADFSLQKCFLPYESRVFTIYCAAGALLVILILAHFQLLTPPFYFAQRLISKHKAV; encoded by the exons ATGCTGAGTTCTAGCTCGACCACTGTGAAGAATCTTCCTTTGAAGAAGAGGCTCTGTTTCCTGCTGAAACTTGTGTGCTTTGTGACCTCGGTGTTAATATTTTGCGAATTTTTGATTTATTATGTGGTAATTTTTCAATGTCGATGGCCAGAAGTGAAAGGTGGAGCTCACATGGGTGGAAAAGAGACTTCGACTTCAGTCCTAAAAGCCATAATTTTAGCTGATACTCACCTACTTGGTGAAATCAAAGGACATTGGCTGGATAAGCTGAGAag ggAATGGCAAATGGAGAGATCTTTCCAAACTGCCGTATGGTTATTGCAGCCAgatattgtttttattctgGGGGATGTCTTTGATGAAGGAAAATGGAGCTCACCTCAG GCATGGGCAGGTGATGTCAGGAGATTTCGGAAAATGTTTAAGTATCCAGTTTCTACTGAGCTAGTGGTTATTGTTGGGAATCATGACATTGGATTTCATTATGA AATGACTACTTACAAGGTAAATCGATTTGAGAAAGTTTTCAACTTTACTTCAGGAAAGCTGATAACTCGAAAAGGAATCAA CTTTGTCCTAGTGAACAGCGTAGCCCTGGAGGGTGATGGCTGTGCTGTCTGCCGTACCTCGGAGGCAAAGCTTGTGGCACTTTCTCACAAACTGAATTGCTCCCAGCAG AAACCAAGTTATTCCAACAAAAGATGCAGTGATGTGGAAAAGCTTCCAGCTTCAGAACCCATCCTTTTACAG CATTACCCCCTCTATCGGAAAAGTGATGCTGAATGCACTGGAGAAGATTCTGCTCCTGTAGAGGAGAAGAACATCCCGTTTAAAGAAAAGTATGATGTACTGTCTCAAGAAGCATCACAAAAG CTGATATGGTGGTTTCATCCCCGTTTGATTCTCAGTGGGCATACGCATAGTGCTTGTGAAGTGCTGCACATGGGGAACATTCCAGAAATCAGTGTCCCGTCATTCAGTTGGAGGAATAGAAACAATCCTAGTTTCATCATg ggCAGCATAACACCAGCTGACTTCTCCCTCCAAAAATGCTTCCTTCCGTACGAGAGCAGAGTCTTTACTATATACTGTGCAGCAGGTGCTCTGCTTGTAATCCTGATACTAGctcattttcagcttctcactccaccattttattttgctcagcGTTTAATCAGTAAGCATAAAGCAGTATGA